A window of Paucidesulfovibrio gracilis DSM 16080 genomic DNA:
CGATGAACGGCAGCCCCCCGGCATACGCCAACAGCGCCAGAGCCGAAGCGCGGACCGCCTCCTGGGTGAAGGCGCCGCGCAAAAACAACAGCTTCATCAACGGTTCGGCCAAGGCCAAAAGACCGGCCATGGCGGGCAGGGAGATGAAGATGGTCAGGCCCAGGGCCGAGCCAAGGGTTCCGTGGAACTCCTCCATACGATTTTTTGCGGCCAGGGCGGACAGGCTCGGCAAGGCCGCCGTGCTCACGGCGATTCCGAACACTCCCAGCGGAAACTGCACCAGCCGATCCGCATAATAGAGATAGGAAACACTGCCCTCAGGCAAAAATGACGCCAGCAACGTTCCCAGCAGAATGTTCACCTGGTACACGGCCGCGCCAAACACCGTGGGCAGCATGAGCAGAGCCATGCGCCGCACCCCGGCATCCCGCCAGGACCATGCCCCGCGCCAGGTAAACCCCTGCCGCCGCAAGGCAGGCTGTTGCAGCGCCCATTGCAGCACGCCGCCGCCCAGAACGCCCCCGGCCATGCACACGGCCACGTCGCCGCCCGCGTAGTAGCCCGCAAGAGCCGAACCGATCAGCGCCACATTGAGCATCACCGGGGCCAGGGCTGGAGCCAGGAACTGGCCATGCGCGTTGAGAATGCCCATGCACAAGGCCACGGAACAGATCAGGATCACGTACGGGAAGACGATACGCAGCAGCTGCACGGTCATGCCAAACCGCTCTGGATCATCCGCGAACCCCGGGGCGACCACATACGTGAGTGGCCCGGCCAGCACTTCCACCACCAGGGTCAACGCCCCCAGGATGAGCAGCAGCCAGATCAGGGCGGAACGGGCCATCTCCCGGGCGGCCAGCTCGCCCTGCTCCTCCCGCACTCGCGAATACACCGGGATAAAGGCCATGGTCAGCGAGCCTTCCCCAAACAAACGGCGCATCAGGTTGGGGATGCGGAAGGCCACGAAAAAGGCATCGGCGGCGGCTCCCGCGCCCAGGGCAAAGGCCACGATCACATCCCGGACAAACCCGAGCACCCGTGACAACAGCGTGGCCCCTGCCACCACCAGGGTGTTGCGGGCCAGTCCGCCGGAAGGTGTCCCACCGTGGCAGGCACCGGATGCCGCGCCCATCGCCGCACCATTCCCCCGCGAATCAACGCTCTGATCGCCCGCTTTGGGAGATGCGGATTCGGTCATTTTTTCCCCCCAGGCGCACCTACGTTGTCCGCTGCGAGCAAAAACAATTCCATCAAACTGAAATACAACACTCTTTATCCCCTACACGCGACAACTCTTTGTACGCGCCACAAGGCCTACACCTTGAAATTTACAACATCTCATTTTTTATCGTTTTTAATTCTCTAGACAATCACTCAAGATTTTCTATATTCTGAATCTACAGCACTTTTCTACTTTTGCTTATGCCAACCGCCAGAAAAACTATAACTAATGATATCAATCTGTTTGACAATCCGGACAATAACAGGTGGACCGGCCAGCCACCTTGCAGCCGCACAGCAGCCCACCGCATCGCAAGCAGGTCTTTCCCGTTCGTCCATAGACCTGAAAACTATTCTGAAATGCCCCGGCATCGCCCCGTGCCGTGCGATAATCACTGATGGAGCTGCCGTTTTCCGCAATGGCCTGGGTCAGCACTTCACGCAGACTCGCGTGCAGCCCGGCCAGCCGTTCGGCAGACAATCCTGCGGCCAGAGCATCGGGCCGGATTCCGGCACGAAATAAACTTTCGTCCGCATAAATATTGCCGATGCCGGCTATGACGCGCTGATCCAGCAGCAACCCCTTGATCCGGGCGCGTCGGGATTGCAACCGTTCTACAAAACTCTCCGTCGAGACCTCGAGTGGTTCCGGTCCCAGGCTTTGCCAAAAGCTCCAGCGTTCCAACTGATTGCGGGTGAAGACCCGGCAACCGCCAAAACGCCGCACGTCCGCAAAGGTCAGCACACTGCCGTCGTCCAGACAAAACCGTATCCGTTCATGGGTCTCGGCCTCACGCGCGGGTCCGTGCACCATCCGTCCTGTCATCCGTAAATGAACGGTGAGTACGGACATACCCGACCCCGAAGCGGCCGCCCGCCCTTCGGATATCCCTTCTGCGGAGGTATGGCCCTCTTCAACGGAAGATCGGATGTCCAGCAAAAGCAGCTTGCCCCGGCGGCCAACACCGCACAGATCCACACCGCAGACCCGTTGCTCGAATTCCTCTGGCGTATGCCCCGGCACAGCCCGTTCATCAAAAACGCGCACCGCCGTGACCCGGCGGCCCACCAAGGTGTCCCGCAATCCACGGGCTATAACTTCCACTTCCGGCAATTCCGGCATGATGTTTCCCTTGTCAAATCTCCAACCTGCCCCCGGCATGGCAACAATCCCGGAGAAGGCTCCCGGTTATCACCCCTGTTCCGCGCACCACCGCCGCCACATGGCCCGGTAGGCGGCTTCCATGTCCCGGGCGAACCGCGCAGCATCGCACAGGGGCGAAGCCTCCATGCGTTCCCGAAGCCCCCGGCGCAACTGCGCCAACCGGTTACCATCCCGAGCCAGCTCCACAGCCAGCCCCATATACGCATCCAGGTCCGCGGCCACAAGCTCCTGAAGACCCGCAGCCCGTAAGGTTGTAGCCGTGAGCCGCCCTTCGAACCGCTCTCCCCGCAGCGTTACCACGGGAACTCCCATCCACAGGGCATCCGCGCTTGTGGCCCCCCCCGCGTAGGGGAAGGGGTCGAGCGCCACATCCACCTCACGGTAGGATGCGAGATAGCCCCGCAATTCCATGTGGCGCCGGAAAACCACGCGGTCACCAACGCCCCTGTCCTGAAACATCTCCTGATACCGCTCCCGTACCGCCTCATCCGCAAACGAGCCGGACTGGAGCAGCAACTCCGCGCCCGGCACCTGCCGAAGGATGGCGGACCAGGCATCCACAACCCCTTTGTTGATCTTTGCGGTATTATTGAAGCACCCGAATGTGAAGGGTTTTTCCTCTTCGGAATCCGGTTCCGGCTCGGGCAAATCCACAATGGGCGGGCCGTAGCTCCACAAGCACTCCGGCAGCCGCTCCACCGTTTCCACATAGCGGTCGGACTCGGACTCGGGGCAGGTTACACCGTCAGCCAACAGGTAATCCATGGCCTGCATCCCCGTGGTATCGAAATATCCCAGCCACACGGCCTGAACCGGTGCCGGTCGGCGCGCCGCGACCTCAAGACGGTTGTGTCCGCTGTGTCCGCTCAGATCCACCAACACGTCAATGCCGTCATCCCGGATCACCTGGGCGGCTTCTACCCCGCTGAGATGCCGGATATCCCGCCATTGGTCACAAATGCTGCGAAGATGATCCGTAATACCATCGTCATAC
This region includes:
- the murJ gene encoding murein biosynthesis integral membrane protein MurJ, coding for MGAASGACHGGTPSGGLARNTLVVAGATLLSRVLGFVRDVIVAFALGAGAAADAFFVAFRIPNLMRRLFGEGSLTMAFIPVYSRVREEQGELAAREMARSALIWLLLILGALTLVVEVLAGPLTYVVAPGFADDPERFGMTVQLLRIVFPYVILICSVALCMGILNAHGQFLAPALAPVMLNVALIGSALAGYYAGGDVAVCMAGGVLGGGVLQWALQQPALRRQGFTWRGAWSWRDAGVRRMALLMLPTVFGAAVYQVNILLGTLLASFLPEGSVSYLYYADRLVQFPLGVFGIAVSTAALPSLSALAAKNRMEEFHGTLGSALGLTIFISLPAMAGLLALAEPLMKLLFLRGAFTQEAVRASALALLAYAGGLPFIAGLRPLVAAFYSLENTRTPVVVAAVSMVANIGLGAWWMGGYGHVGLAMAVSVSSALNFSLLLWFLGRALGKYPAPLLTILKCLVLSGVVFAGAWASALGPYLLWLGMIPVWVVVYFAGAVALRVPEANLLLSALRRRVRGKTSRKAS
- the mutM gene encoding bifunctional DNA-formamidopyrimidine glycosylase/DNA-(apurinic or apyrimidinic site) lyase, giving the protein MPELPEVEVIARGLRDTLVGRRVTAVRVFDERAVPGHTPEEFEQRVCGVDLCGVGRRGKLLLLDIRSSVEEGHTSAEGISEGRAAASGSGMSVLTVHLRMTGRMVHGPAREAETHERIRFCLDDGSVLTFADVRRFGGCRVFTRNQLERWSFWQSLGPEPLEVSTESFVERLQSRRARIKGLLLDQRVIAGIGNIYADESLFRAGIRPDALAAGLSAERLAGLHASLREVLTQAIAENGSSISDYRTARGDAGAFQNSFQVYGRTGKTCLRCGGLLCGCKVAGRSTCYCPDCQTD